In one Streptomyces sp. NBC_01288 genomic region, the following are encoded:
- a CDS encoding MerR family transcriptional regulator: MGVNEQELYSIGDVARRTGLSVSAIRFYADEGVVAPAGLTEGGFRRYDVLAIARLELVRTLRDLGAGLDDIRRVLAEETSLRDLAVTHLRLVEDQLRQFRARRAVLRTITRQDTTAEQVSLLHKLVSMSDDDRDQLVDRFWDFVTDGLDVHRSYVERLHSLRPRLPEEPSTEQLEAWIELAEFVRDEESRAALRDFIHRTFGTEQGRLMVTPEMTARVERHRKLLLEARASQQAGVAADSPQARDLAERVAADSAELFAAMRGEHDVDVDVDVDKARRTIADFDRNGKPPQWQPKATGLKLLTRYHSLVATINGTAKPDPNSDRVRAAAVREWMGAALRQKS; the protein is encoded by the coding sequence ATGGGCGTGAACGAACAGGAGCTCTACTCCATCGGGGACGTCGCCCGCCGCACGGGCCTGAGCGTGAGCGCGATCAGGTTCTACGCCGACGAGGGTGTCGTCGCGCCCGCCGGTCTCACCGAGGGCGGCTTCCGGCGGTACGACGTGCTCGCCATCGCCCGGCTCGAACTCGTGCGCACCCTGCGCGACTTGGGCGCCGGCCTGGACGACATCCGCCGGGTGCTGGCCGAGGAGACCAGCCTGCGCGACCTCGCCGTCACGCATCTGCGGCTGGTGGAGGACCAGTTGAGGCAGTTCCGGGCGCGCCGTGCCGTGCTGCGGACCATCACGCGGCAGGACACCACGGCGGAGCAGGTGAGCCTGCTGCACAAGCTCGTGTCGATGTCCGACGACGACCGTGACCAACTCGTCGACCGGTTCTGGGACTTCGTGACCGACGGCCTGGACGTCCATCGCAGCTATGTGGAACGGCTGCACAGTCTGCGGCCTCGCCTGCCCGAGGAACCGTCCACCGAGCAGTTGGAGGCCTGGATCGAACTCGCGGAGTTCGTGCGGGACGAGGAGTCCCGGGCGGCGCTGCGGGACTTCATCCATCGCACATTCGGCACCGAGCAGGGCAGGTTGATGGTCACGCCGGAGATGACGGCCCGCGTCGAGAGGCATCGGAAGCTTCTCCTGGAGGCGCGGGCCTCCCAACAGGCCGGTGTCGCGGCCGATTCACCGCAGGCCCGGGACCTCGCCGAGCGGGTTGCCGCCGACTCGGCCGAGTTGTTCGCCGCGATGAGAGGAGAGCACGACGTCGATGTCGATGTCGATGTCGACAAGGCCAGGCGCACCATCGCCGACTTCGACCGGAACGGCAAGCCGCCGCAGTGGCAGCCCAAGGCGACCGGCCTCAAGCTGCTGACCCGCTACCACTCCCTGGTGGCGACGATCAACGGCACGGCCAAGCCGGACCCGAACTCGGACCGGGTCCGGGCTGCGGCTGTCCGGGAGTGGATGGGTGCCGCCCTGCGTCAAAAGTCTTGA
- a CDS encoding RNA polymerase sigma-70 factor codes for MTQDPFIAHRRLLFTVAYEMLGSAADAEDVLQESWLRWADIDRSQVRDPRSYLIRLVTRQALNRLRTVSRRREEYVGEWLPEPLLTSPDVAEDVELAESVSIAMLTVLETLAPTERAVFVLREVFELPYGEIAEVIGKSAAAVRQVARRARDHVAARRPRVRVSRSEQQAVVERFLHALRTGQLQELMEVMAPDVVLVTDGGGVVPAALAPIHGVESVAPILARAHELVAVFDTTPVWLNGEPAGRIEFDGEPSAISVVVEDGRVTRIYVVRNPRKLTQLDEPTELVR; via the coding sequence ATGACCCAGGACCCTTTCATCGCGCACCGCAGGCTCCTGTTCACGGTCGCCTACGAGATGCTCGGGTCGGCGGCCGACGCGGAGGACGTGCTCCAGGAGTCCTGGCTGCGGTGGGCCGACATCGACCGGTCACAGGTGCGGGACCCGCGGTCGTACCTGATCCGGCTGGTCACCCGGCAGGCGCTCAACCGGCTGCGCACGGTGTCGCGCCGCCGTGAGGAGTATGTCGGCGAGTGGCTGCCGGAACCCTTGCTGACCAGTCCCGATGTCGCCGAGGACGTCGAGCTCGCGGAGAGCGTCTCGATCGCGATGCTGACCGTGCTGGAGACACTCGCGCCCACCGAGCGGGCGGTGTTCGTGCTGCGCGAGGTCTTCGAGCTGCCGTACGGCGAGATCGCCGAGGTCATCGGGAAGTCCGCGGCCGCGGTACGGCAGGTCGCACGGCGGGCGCGGGACCATGTGGCGGCCCGACGGCCGCGGGTGCGGGTGAGCCGGTCGGAGCAACAGGCCGTCGTGGAGCGGTTCTTGCACGCCCTGCGGACCGGACAGTTGCAGGAGCTGATGGAGGTGATGGCACCGGACGTGGTGCTGGTGACCGACGGTGGCGGGGTGGTTCCCGCCGCGCTCGCCCCGATCCACGGCGTCGAGTCGGTGGCGCCGATCCTCGCCCGCGCGCACGAGTTGGTGGCCGTGTTCGACACCACGCCCGTGTGGCTCAACGGCGAACCGGCGGGCCGGATCGAGTTCGACGGCGAACCGTCCGCGATCAGTGTCGTGGTGGAGGACGGCCGGGTCACTCGTATCTATGTGGTGCGCAATCCGCGAAAACTGACGCAGCTGGACGAGCCGACCGAACTCGTCAGGTGA
- a CDS encoding carboxymuconolactone decarboxylase family protein translates to MTLRVPKAELPAELRENMIKQLGTVPEPVEVLWNQPHLAAANQEFAAKVGTWDAADASLKTFAHMAVAAQVGCSWCLDVNYFHALNQNLDLAKASQVPRWRRSEVFTPLERDVLAYAEAMTNTPPTVTDELSKSLLDRLGPAALVELTVFIGFANMAARCNTAHGITSQGYSDSCEIPLAPRTGHAGADVASTA, encoded by the coding sequence GTGACGCTTCGCGTTCCCAAGGCCGAGCTTCCCGCCGAGCTGCGCGAGAACATGATCAAGCAACTCGGGACCGTACCCGAGCCCGTCGAGGTGCTGTGGAACCAGCCCCACCTTGCCGCGGCCAACCAGGAGTTCGCGGCGAAGGTGGGCACATGGGACGCGGCCGACGCGAGCCTCAAGACGTTCGCGCACATGGCCGTCGCGGCCCAGGTCGGCTGTAGCTGGTGCCTCGACGTGAACTACTTCCACGCGCTGAACCAGAACCTCGACCTGGCCAAGGCGAGCCAGGTGCCACGCTGGCGGCGGTCGGAGGTGTTCACACCGCTGGAGCGGGACGTGCTCGCGTACGCGGAGGCCATGACGAACACACCGCCGACCGTCACCGACGAGCTGTCCAAGAGCCTGCTCGACCGCCTCGGCCCGGCCGCGCTCGTCGAACTCACCGTGTTCATCGGCTTCGCCAACATGGCGGCCAGGTGCAACACCGCGCACGGGATCACCTCGCAGGGCTACTCGGACTCCTGCGAGATTCCGCTGGCCCCCCGGACGGGGCACGCCGGCGCAGACGTAGCGTCGACGGCATGA
- a CDS encoding DUF6479 family protein, with translation MAVRHEDTGRLGDVTPGPGAPAATVLGRFARGYSAVMMIAENEHMDLAASGAAVGLVVAFAGGLVIVALLVWAVRLGINVRQRESAPPRPDEQPRLPESGAVGEIREQREPDEVPRTPDGERLLPHDLHHSGSRRSENQERPRWNERPGGS, from the coding sequence ATGGCGGTTCGACATGAAGACACCGGCCGGCTCGGGGATGTGACACCGGGACCGGGCGCACCGGCCGCCACCGTGCTTGGCCGCTTCGCGCGTGGGTACTCGGCCGTCATGATGATCGCCGAGAACGAACACATGGACCTCGCCGCATCCGGTGCCGCCGTGGGCTTGGTGGTGGCCTTCGCCGGTGGACTCGTCATCGTCGCGTTGCTGGTGTGGGCCGTCCGGCTGGGCATCAACGTGCGGCAGCGGGAATCGGCACCGCCGCGGCCGGACGAGCAGCCCCGGCTGCCGGAATCCGGTGCCGTAGGGGAGATCCGGGAACAGCGGGAGCCCGACGAGGTTCCGCGCACCCCCGACGGCGAGCGGCTCCTGCCGCACGACCTCCACCACTCCGGAAGCCGGCGCAGCGAGAATCAGGAGCGTCCGCGCTGGAACGAAAGGCCTGGCGGGTCCTGA
- the ligD gene encoding non-homologous end-joining DNA ligase: MVGTRTTTTGARSTAGTRTVRAGRRSLAVHRPDKVLFPADGNGKEYTKGDLVAYYRAIAPFMLPHLRGRPLMLERHPDGIDGPRFMQKNVPAHYPDWIKRVEVTKEGGTVTHLVCDDTATLVYLADQACLTPHRWLSRAGMLHRPDRLVFDLDPSDGGNEDDGGNGDDGGEFAVVRQTALLLRELLDELRLPSAPMTTGSRGLHLVVPLDGQQDFDTVRAFAKDVADHLAAAHPGQLTTAARKKDRGDRLYLDIQRNGYAQTAVAPYAVRAKPGAPVAVPISWDQLHDPDLDARRWTITDAVDQARTNPWAGLASRGRSLTPAVRRLDHLRG; encoded by the coding sequence ATGGTCGGCACCCGGACCACCACGACCGGTGCTCGTTCCACGGCCGGCACCCGCACCGTGCGGGCGGGCCGCCGTAGCCTCGCCGTCCACCGGCCCGACAAGGTGCTGTTCCCCGCCGACGGGAACGGCAAGGAGTACACGAAGGGCGACCTCGTCGCGTACTACCGGGCCATCGCCCCCTTCATGCTGCCGCACCTGCGTGGACGCCCGCTGATGCTGGAACGGCACCCGGACGGCATCGACGGCCCGCGGTTCATGCAGAAGAACGTCCCGGCGCACTACCCGGACTGGATCAAACGCGTCGAGGTGACCAAGGAGGGCGGCACGGTCACGCACCTCGTCTGCGACGACACCGCCACGCTCGTGTACCTCGCCGACCAGGCCTGCCTCACCCCGCACCGCTGGCTGTCCCGGGCCGGCATGCTCCACCGGCCCGACCGCCTGGTCTTCGACCTCGACCCGTCGGACGGAGGAAACGAAGACGACGGAGGCAACGGGGATGACGGGGGCGAATTCGCCGTCGTACGCCAAACCGCCCTGCTCCTGCGGGAGTTGCTCGACGAACTTCGGCTGCCGTCCGCGCCGATGACCACCGGCTCGCGCGGTCTCCACCTCGTCGTGCCCCTCGACGGACAGCAGGACTTCGACACGGTACGCGCCTTCGCCAAGGACGTCGCCGACCACCTCGCCGCGGCACACCCCGGCCAACTCACCACCGCCGCGCGCAAGAAGGACCGCGGCGACCGCCTCTACCTCGACATCCAACGCAACGGCTACGCGCAGACCGCCGTCGCCCCCTACGCCGTCCGCGCGAAACCCGGGGCCCCGGTCGCCGTCCCCATCAGCTGGGACCAACTCCACGACCCGGACCTCGACGCCCGCCGCTGGACCATCACCGACGCCGTGGACCAGGCCCGCACCAACCCCTGGGCGGGACTGGCGAGTCGGGGACGTTCTCTTACTCCGGCCGTACGGCGACTGGACCACCTGCGCGGCTGA
- a CDS encoding Ppx/GppA phosphatase family protein, with amino-acid sequence MRMSVVDVGSNTVRLVVADLEDGVPLPVHTAKWKLRLSERVGQPYGEIPEDSVRHLVRAVSAAADTARSWGAAGPLAFATAVVRGAPNRLDVLRAVRSETGVRLCTLPGEVEGELTFLGARRWMGWRAGPLALFDIGGGSFEAAFGRGRLPDFVASLPLGAGRLTRDFLHGQDPPPERAVKALRREVRHQLRDVAARIRWEGPRTTVVTSRTFQQLARLCGAAPGRQGPFVERRLARADLRVGLDRLAALAAPDRALLPGISAPRAAQSLAGAVVGHTVMKLTGIKTVTVCPWGIREGVMLRYIEDGGAWWTEMARRSDDTEAAGAIALRIAPVPERTPVGR; translated from the coding sequence ATGCGAATGAGTGTGGTGGACGTGGGCTCGAACACGGTTCGGCTCGTGGTGGCGGACCTGGAGGACGGCGTACCCCTGCCCGTTCACACGGCCAAGTGGAAGCTACGGCTCTCCGAGCGCGTGGGGCAGCCGTACGGGGAGATCCCCGAGGACTCCGTACGCCACCTCGTGAGGGCGGTGTCGGCCGCCGCGGACACCGCCCGGAGCTGGGGCGCGGCAGGCCCGCTCGCCTTTGCCACAGCGGTGGTTCGGGGCGCGCCGAACCGGCTCGACGTGCTGCGCGCGGTCCGCAGCGAGACCGGCGTACGGCTGTGCACGCTCCCGGGAGAGGTCGAGGGCGAGCTGACCTTCCTCGGCGCCCGCCGCTGGATGGGCTGGCGCGCTGGACCGCTCGCCCTCTTCGACATCGGCGGCGGTTCCTTCGAAGCCGCCTTCGGGCGCGGCCGGTTGCCCGACTTCGTCGCGTCCCTGCCGCTCGGCGCGGGCCGGCTGACCCGGGACTTCCTCCACGGACAGGACCCGCCGCCCGAGCGCGCGGTGAAGGCGCTGCGTCGCGAGGTGCGGCACCAACTGCGGGACGTGGCCGCACGGATCCGCTGGGAAGGGCCCCGCACCACCGTCGTGACCTCCCGTACCTTTCAACAGCTGGCCCGGCTCTGCGGTGCCGCTCCCGGACGGCAAGGTCCCTTTGTGGAACGGCGGTTGGCACGGGCGGACCTGCGCGTGGGCCTCGACCGGCTGGCCGCCCTCGCCGCCCCCGACCGGGCCCTGCTCCCCGGCATCTCGGCACCGCGGGCCGCACAGAGCCTGGCCGGAGCCGTGGTCGGGCACACGGTCATGAAGCTCACCGGCATCAAGACCGTCACCGTCTGCCCCTGGGGCATCCGCGAGGGAGTGATGTTGCGGTACATCGAGGACGGCGGGGCCTGGTGGACGGAGATGGCGCGGCGCAGCGACGACACCGAAGCCGCGGGGGCGATCGCCCTGCGCATCGCGCCGGTGCCGGAGCGGACCCCCGTCGGCAGGTAG
- a CDS encoding ANTAR domain-containing protein, which translates to MSPVSTVDPPLFAADPPSVSASLKIVTRPAGTRTVVVVSGEIDVDTEQAVRRALRLALARSSGGLDLDLAGVGFCDCAGLNVLLSVRTTALADGKTLGVRAASAAVARLFALTDTSALFSHTTGPKDADGVVDPRRGHSPTTHDLMEENGVSDEVDELRVEVGQLKRAMQTRPVIDLARGVLMASFALSPEDAWSVLVDVSQRTNTKLHQLAEELVDSVNGAPLPEDVQQRISTAVTEISRPA; encoded by the coding sequence GTGTCCCCCGTTTCCACGGTGGATCCCCCGCTCTTCGCCGCGGATCCCCCGTCGGTTTCGGCCTCCCTGAAGATCGTGACGCGGCCGGCCGGTACCCGGACGGTCGTCGTGGTCTCCGGGGAGATCGACGTCGACACGGAACAAGCGGTGCGGCGCGCCCTGCGGCTGGCGCTCGCCCGGTCGTCCGGAGGGCTGGACCTCGACCTGGCCGGGGTCGGTTTCTGCGACTGTGCCGGGCTCAACGTCCTGCTGTCCGTCCGCACCACCGCCCTGGCGGACGGCAAGACGCTCGGCGTACGGGCCGCCAGCGCCGCTGTCGCGAGGCTGTTCGCGCTCACCGACACGTCGGCGCTGTTCAGCCACACGACAGGACCCAAGGACGCCGACGGGGTGGTCGATCCCCGGCGCGGACATTCCCCCACGACGCATGACCTGATGGAGGAGAACGGCGTGTCCGACGAGGTCGATGAGCTGCGCGTCGAGGTCGGGCAGCTCAAGCGCGCGATGCAGACCCGGCCGGTCATCGACCTGGCCCGCGGAGTCCTGATGGCCTCCTTCGCCCTCAGCCCCGAGGACGCCTGGAGCGTCCTGGTCGACGTCTCCCAGCGCACGAACACCAAGCTCCATCAACTGGCCGAAGAACTCGTCGACTCGGTCAACGGAGCGCCGCTGCCCGAGGACGTGCAACAGCGGATCTCGACGGCGGTCACCGAGATCTCACGCCCGGCGTAG
- a CDS encoding helix-turn-helix transcriptional regulator yields the protein MDGVPETHAGWTFLTSHARVLAAIAEDHRTRIRDIAVRCRLTERAVQKIIADLEQDGYLTHTREGRTNAYRIQPGTILRHPAEAGMTVEALLSTLAQHDDRRERSSTTPPDERDSELAE from the coding sequence ATGGACGGAGTACCCGAGACACACGCAGGATGGACGTTCCTCACGAGCCATGCGCGAGTGCTGGCCGCGATCGCCGAGGACCACCGCACCCGGATCCGTGACATCGCCGTGCGATGCAGGCTCACCGAGAGAGCCGTACAGAAGATCATTGCCGATCTGGAGCAGGACGGTTATCTCACCCACACGCGGGAGGGGCGGACCAACGCGTACCGCATCCAGCCGGGAACCATCCTGCGGCATCCCGCCGAGGCCGGGATGACCGTCGAGGCGTTGCTGTCCACCCTCGCCCAGCATGACGATCGGCGCGAGCGCTCGTCCACGACACCGCCCGACGAGCGGGACTCCGAACTCGCCGAGTGA
- a CDS encoding SigB/SigF/SigG family RNA polymerase sigma factor → MDTITVTRKRHPHDDAPRTAAAFTRLSHLPAGPERDALRDELVRVWLPMSERIAGRYRGKGEPYEDLRQVAALGLVKAVDGYDPDRGHAFESYAVPTVTGEIKRHFRDHMWALHVPRRVQELRNKVRVALRDLAATGPDRRPSVAEIAECAQLSEEDVQAGLEALDSFTALSLDAETPGEDAGMTLVGLLGECDAGFDLVVDREAVKPALRTLPERERTILYLRFFRGMTQSCIAEQLGVSQMHVSRLITNSCATVRERVLADAA, encoded by the coding sequence ATGGACACAATCACCGTCACCCGGAAGCGCCATCCGCACGACGACGCCCCCCGCACCGCCGCCGCCTTCACCCGTCTCTCGCACCTGCCCGCCGGACCCGAACGGGACGCCCTGCGCGATGAACTCGTCCGCGTGTGGCTCCCCATGTCCGAACGCATCGCCGGCCGGTATCGGGGAAAGGGCGAGCCCTACGAGGACCTGCGCCAGGTCGCGGCCCTCGGCCTCGTCAAGGCCGTCGACGGCTACGACCCCGACCGCGGCCACGCCTTCGAGAGCTACGCCGTCCCGACGGTCACCGGCGAGATCAAGCGCCATTTCCGTGACCACATGTGGGCCCTGCACGTGCCCCGGCGGGTCCAGGAACTCCGCAACAAGGTGCGCGTCGCCCTGCGGGACCTGGCCGCGACGGGGCCGGACCGGCGCCCGAGCGTCGCCGAGATCGCCGAGTGCGCGCAGCTGAGCGAGGAGGACGTACAGGCCGGTCTGGAGGCGCTGGACAGCTTCACCGCGCTCTCGCTGGACGCCGAGACGCCGGGTGAGGACGCGGGGATGACGCTCGTCGGCCTGCTGGGGGAGTGCGACGCCGGATTCGACCTGGTCGTGGACCGCGAGGCGGTCAAGCCCGCCCTGCGGACACTCCCCGAACGCGAGCGCACCATTCTCTACCTCCGCTTCTTCCGCGGCATGACCCAGAGCTGCATAGCGGAGCAGCTCGGCGTCTCCCAGATGCACGTCTCCCGGCTGATCACCAACTCCTGCGCCACGGTGCGCGAACGCGTACTGGCCGACGCCGCCTAG
- a CDS encoding PP2C family protein-serine/threonine phosphatase — translation MVVPQPRADDLLSVGGEGVGPDTWVAWQPAVLLVEDDAGDALLVEELVADSALKIRLQWVRSMAEAAEVLAADVPDCVLLDLHLPDAQGLEALSRVRAGAERAAVVVLTGLAEEETGLAAVAAGAQDYLVKGRVEPGLFGRAVRYAIQRKQAERAAVALQASRMQAQENARLERGLLPRPLLRGEGVEAVARYRPGRAQALLGGDFYDIVQSVDGTVHAVVGDVSGHGPDEAALGVALRIAWRTLVLSGVTGAEQVARLEELLVAERARSEVFATLVSLAAAPGERTAQVVRAGHHGLLMRDGGRVEWVEVPGGPALGVVPGHAEWPVEELSVPTDAAVVLFTDGLFEGHVGRGSERLGEDGLLRLARERAALAPEPFVDELIACAESLAEAQGGLADDVAVMHLHWT, via the coding sequence ATGGTGGTGCCACAGCCGCGGGCCGACGACCTGCTGTCGGTGGGTGGCGAAGGGGTCGGCCCGGACACCTGGGTGGCCTGGCAGCCCGCCGTCCTGCTGGTCGAGGACGACGCCGGTGACGCGCTGTTGGTGGAGGAACTGGTCGCCGACAGCGCGCTGAAGATACGTCTGCAGTGGGTGCGGTCGATGGCCGAGGCCGCCGAGGTGCTCGCGGCCGACGTGCCGGACTGCGTCCTGCTGGACCTGCACCTGCCGGACGCCCAAGGACTTGAGGCGCTCTCCCGGGTCCGGGCCGGCGCCGAGCGGGCGGCTGTCGTGGTCCTCACCGGCCTCGCCGAGGAGGAGACCGGACTGGCCGCCGTCGCCGCCGGCGCGCAGGACTACCTGGTCAAGGGCCGGGTCGAGCCGGGCCTTTTCGGCCGGGCCGTCCGCTACGCGATCCAGCGCAAGCAGGCCGAGCGGGCGGCCGTCGCGCTCCAGGCCAGCCGCATGCAGGCCCAGGAGAACGCCCGGCTGGAACGAGGACTGCTGCCCCGCCCCCTGCTGCGCGGCGAGGGCGTCGAAGCGGTGGCCCGCTACCGTCCCGGCCGCGCGCAGGCGCTGCTCGGCGGCGACTTCTACGACATCGTGCAGAGCGTCGACGGCACGGTCCACGCGGTGGTCGGTGACGTCTCCGGGCACGGGCCCGACGAGGCCGCCCTCGGTGTGGCCCTGCGCATCGCCTGGCGCACGCTGGTCCTCAGCGGTGTCACGGGCGCCGAGCAGGTGGCCCGGCTGGAGGAACTCCTGGTCGCCGAGCGCGCCCGGAGCGAGGTCTTCGCCACCCTCGTCAGCCTCGCCGCCGCACCCGGTGAACGTACGGCCCAAGTCGTGCGGGCCGGCCACCACGGGCTGCTGATGCGGGACGGCGGCCGCGTGGAGTGGGTCGAGGTGCCCGGCGGCCCGGCGCTGGGCGTGGTCCCCGGCCACGCGGAATGGCCCGTCGAGGAACTGTCCGTACCGACCGATGCCGCCGTGGTGCTCTTCACCGACGGCCTCTTCGAGGGGCACGTCGGACGAGGCTCGGAGCGGCTGGGAGAGGACGGGCTGCTACGGCTCGCACGGGAACGCGCGGCACTCGCACCGGAGCCGTTCGTCGACGAGCTCATCGCGTGCGCCGAGAGCCTGGCCGAGGCACAGGGCGGCCTGGCGGACGACGTGGCCGTGATGCACCTGCACTGGACATGA
- a CDS encoding sensor histidine kinase, whose translation MAGGTGIGRRFTVQGWFFLALSLMVLLVVIGTAIGANLLSQTARVTDDLLLRVQPSQTEAYRLQAALVNQETGIRGYAIAADKQFLAPYTSGRQDEARSAARLRGLLRDRPELLADLRAVEHGAAAWRKDYGAPLTAAVTPGRPHAVDQATVDSGKHEFDHLRTLWAKQNADIAKAVKEGRAHLAHQRTVRNTVLSAMVAAFLLTGVALAVLVRLLVTRPLGALSKASEQVAGGDFAHRITGDGPADLTAVAGAVEGMRRRIVAELDASRDQEVILSRQAVELDAQAVELRRSNAELEQFAYVASHDLQEPLRKVASFCQLLEKRYGDQLDARGLQYIDFAVDGAKRMQVLINDLLTFSRVGRLDDTREKIGLGQTLDKALRNLAAAVEESEARIDRPETLPEIVGDPTLLTMLWQNLVGNALKFRRPDLAPHVTVTCDTDPENPGMWRVCVADNGIGIPEEFTDKVFVIFQRLHSRDAYGGTGIGLALCKKIVEHHGGRIWIESRVGEGTRFCFTLPSADATDATDATDATDAIETAEPGDGTSTSTSTDEKALT comes from the coding sequence ATGGCGGGCGGAACAGGGATCGGGCGCCGGTTCACGGTGCAGGGATGGTTCTTCCTGGCGCTGTCGCTCATGGTGCTGCTGGTGGTGATCGGTACCGCGATCGGCGCCAATCTGCTGAGCCAGACGGCCCGGGTCACCGACGATCTGCTGCTGCGGGTCCAGCCCTCCCAGACCGAGGCGTACCGGCTGCAAGCCGCCCTGGTCAACCAGGAGACCGGCATCCGCGGCTACGCGATCGCCGCCGACAAGCAGTTCCTCGCCCCCTACACCAGCGGCCGGCAGGACGAGGCCCGCTCGGCCGCGCGACTGCGCGGACTGCTCCGCGACCGGCCCGAACTCCTCGCCGATCTCCGCGCGGTGGAGCACGGCGCTGCGGCCTGGCGGAAGGACTACGGCGCGCCCCTCACCGCCGCCGTCACCCCCGGCCGGCCGCACGCCGTCGACCAGGCCACCGTGGACAGCGGCAAGCACGAGTTCGACCACCTGCGCACCCTCTGGGCGAAACAGAACGCCGACATCGCGAAAGCCGTGAAGGAAGGCCGGGCCCACCTCGCCCACCAACGGACGGTACGCAACACCGTCCTCAGCGCCATGGTCGCCGCCTTCCTGCTGACCGGCGTCGCCCTCGCCGTGCTCGTACGACTGCTGGTGACCCGGCCCCTTGGGGCGCTGAGCAAGGCGTCGGAACAGGTCGCGGGCGGCGACTTCGCGCACCGCATCACCGGCGACGGCCCGGCCGACCTCACCGCGGTGGCCGGAGCTGTCGAGGGCATGCGCAGACGGATCGTCGCCGAACTCGACGCCTCCCGCGACCAAGAGGTGATACTGAGCCGACAGGCCGTGGAGCTGGACGCTCAGGCCGTCGAACTGCGGCGATCCAACGCCGAGTTGGAGCAGTTCGCCTACGTCGCCTCGCACGATCTCCAGGAGCCGCTGCGCAAGGTCGCCTCCTTCTGCCAGCTCCTGGAGAAACGCTACGGCGATCAACTGGACGCCCGCGGCCTGCAGTACATCGACTTCGCCGTCGACGGCGCCAAGCGCATGCAGGTCCTCATCAACGACCTGCTCACTTTCTCCCGCGTCGGACGCCTCGACGACACCCGGGAGAAGATCGGCCTCGGCCAGACGCTGGACAAGGCGCTGCGGAACCTCGCGGCGGCCGTGGAGGAGTCGGAGGCCCGGATCGACCGGCCCGAGACCCTGCCCGAGATCGTCGGCGACCCGACGCTGCTGACGATGCTCTGGCAGAACCTCGTGGGCAACGCCCTGAAGTTCCGCCGCCCGGACCTCGCCCCGCACGTGACCGTCACCTGCGACACCGACCCCGAGAACCCCGGCATGTGGCGCGTGTGCGTCGCCGACAACGGCATCGGCATCCCAGAGGAGTTCACCGACAAGGTCTTCGTCATCTTCCAGCGGCTGCACAGCCGCGACGCCTACGGCGGCACCGGCATCGGACTCGCCCTCTGCAAGAAGATCGTCGAACACCACGGCGGCCGGATCTGGATCGAATCCCGGGTCGGCGAAGGCACCCGCTTCTGCTTCACGCTCCCGTCCGCCGACGCGACCGACGCGACCGACGCGACCGACGCGACCGACGCCATCGAGACCGCCGAGCCCGGTGACGGGACCTCCACCTCCACCTCCACAGACGAGAAGGCGCTGACATGA
- a CDS encoding response regulator has protein sequence MTLPDATPIDVLLVEDDPGDELMTREAFEDNKIGNTLHVVRDGEEALDFLYKRGEHTGAPQPDLILLDLNLPKYDGRQVLEKIKSDPELAHIPVVVLTTSSAEEDILRSYKLHANAYVTKPVDLDQFIAAVRQIDDFFVQVVRLPHRFG, from the coding sequence ATGACCCTCCCTGACGCGACCCCGATCGATGTCCTCCTGGTAGAGGACGATCCGGGCGACGAACTGATGACCCGGGAAGCCTTCGAGGACAACAAGATCGGCAACACCCTGCACGTCGTCCGGGACGGCGAGGAGGCCCTCGACTTCCTCTACAAGCGCGGCGAGCACACCGGCGCCCCGCAGCCCGACCTCATCCTCCTCGACCTCAACCTCCCCAAGTACGACGGCCGTCAGGTCCTGGAGAAGATCAAGTCCGACCCGGAGCTGGCGCACATCCCCGTGGTCGTCCTGACCACCTCCTCGGCCGAGGAGGACATCCTGCGCAGCTACAAACTGCACGCCAACGCCTATGTCACCAAGCCGGTCGACCTCGACCAGTTCATCGCCGCGGTCCGGCAGATCGACGACTTCTTCGTGCAGGTCGTCCGGCTGCCCCACCGCTTCGGCTGA